The Leifsonia williamsii genome includes a region encoding these proteins:
- a CDS encoding glutamate ABC transporter substrate-binding protein, giving the protein MTRFTLRRKATVAGVLLAATTLAITACSGSADLPGSDPSASSSTKDAVFADAPVAGKDLIIPGSTMEKIKKRGKLIVAEALDAPLLSQQDPTNPDQVNGFDADLAKLLAIYILGKPEVEIVPPASETREAMLQNGTVDVVFNTYTITEERATQIDFAGPYFESGLAVAVKSDNKDIKSEKDLDGKKVIVGANTPAVTEVPKIAPKATVTAFGTDPAAVQALIQGRGDAYVQDYTLLASDAASEKQIKVVGQPFTKEPYGIGLQHGDSDFKKFINEWLKKIQDGGQWGQAWKTTLGTVTDSDIPTAPEIGSVPGS; this is encoded by the coding sequence ATGACCCGCTTCACCCTCCGCAGGAAGGCCACCGTCGCCGGTGTCCTGCTCGCGGCCACGACGCTGGCCATCACGGCCTGCTCGGGCAGCGCCGACCTCCCCGGCAGCGACCCCAGCGCCTCCTCGTCGACCAAGGACGCCGTCTTCGCCGACGCGCCCGTGGCCGGCAAGGACCTGATCATCCCCGGCTCGACCATGGAGAAGATCAAGAAGCGCGGCAAGCTCATCGTCGCCGAGGCGCTCGACGCCCCGCTGCTCTCGCAGCAGGACCCGACGAACCCCGACCAGGTCAACGGCTTCGACGCCGACCTGGCGAAGCTGCTCGCGATCTACATCCTCGGCAAGCCCGAGGTCGAGATCGTCCCCCCGGCGTCCGAGACCCGTGAGGCGATGCTGCAGAACGGCACGGTCGACGTCGTGTTCAACACCTACACGATCACCGAGGAGCGGGCGACGCAGATCGACTTCGCCGGCCCCTACTTCGAGTCCGGCCTCGCCGTCGCCGTCAAGTCCGACAACAAGGACATCAAGAGCGAGAAGGACCTCGACGGCAAGAAGGTCATCGTCGGCGCCAACACCCCGGCCGTGACCGAGGTGCCGAAGATCGCCCCGAAGGCGACCGTCACCGCGTTCGGCACCGACCCGGCCGCCGTTCAGGCGCTCATCCAGGGCCGCGGCGACGCCTACGTGCAGGACTACACCCTCCTCGCCAGCGACGCCGCCAGCGAGAAGCAGATCAAGGTCGTCGGCCAGCCCTTCACCAAGGAGCCGTACGGCATCGGCCTGCAGCACGGCGACTCGGACTTCAAGAAGTTCATCAACGAGTGGCTGAAGAAGATCCAGGACGGCGGCCAGTGGGGCCAGGCGTGGAAGACCACGCTCGGCACCGTGACCGACTCGGACATCCCGACCGCACCGGAGATCGGTTCCGTCCCCGGTTCCTGA
- a CDS encoding amino acid ABC transporter ATP-binding protein, translating to MTVSDTRPMVSLRSVDKHFGDLHVLKNIDLDVAAQEVVVVVGPSGSGKSTLCRSINRLETIDGGEIRVDGELLPEEGAALARLRAEVGMVFQSFNLFAHRTILDNVTLAPLKVRGTRKAEAEKTAMELLDRVGIADKAHSHPAQLSGGQQQRAAIARALAMQPKVMLFDEPTSALDPEMVGEVLDVMTSLAKEGMTMIVVTHEMGFARRAADRVVFMDRGQIVEEATPAEFFDSPRTERAKSFLASVLSH from the coding sequence ATGACCGTCTCCGACACCCGGCCCATGGTGAGCCTGCGCTCGGTCGACAAGCACTTCGGCGACCTGCACGTGCTCAAGAACATCGACCTCGACGTGGCCGCCCAGGAGGTCGTCGTGGTGGTGGGCCCCTCCGGCTCCGGCAAGTCGACGCTGTGCCGGTCGATCAACCGGCTCGAGACGATCGACGGCGGCGAGATCCGCGTCGACGGCGAGCTGCTCCCCGAGGAGGGCGCGGCGCTGGCCCGGCTGCGCGCCGAGGTCGGCATGGTGTTCCAGTCGTTCAACCTCTTCGCGCACCGCACGATCCTCGACAACGTGACCCTCGCTCCGCTCAAGGTGCGCGGGACCCGCAAGGCCGAGGCGGAGAAGACGGCGATGGAGCTGCTCGACCGGGTCGGGATCGCCGACAAGGCGCACAGCCACCCCGCCCAGCTCTCCGGCGGGCAGCAGCAGCGCGCCGCCATCGCCCGCGCGCTCGCCATGCAGCCCAAGGTGATGCTCTTCGACGAGCCCACCAGCGCGCTCGACCCCGAGATGGTCGGCGAGGTGCTCGACGTGATGACCTCCCTCGCCAAGGAGGGCATGACGATGATCGTCGTCACCCACGAGATGGGCTTCGCCCGCCGCGCCGCCGACCGCGTCGTCTTCATGGACCGCGGTCAGATCGTCGAGGAGGCGACCCCCGCCGAGTTCTTCGACTCGCCCCGCACCGAACGGGCGAAGTCGTTCCTGGCCTCCGTCCTGTCGCACTGA